TGGAGAATTGTTGAGAGAGGAGCTGGCGTTGGAAATTACAGTCAGGTTGCGGCTTCGACACGTCTTGCCGCTCACGGACTATTCAAGTTGATCCAGCTCCTTGTCGTTTTGACCGGGCTTTTTGGCTGCATCCGGAGACTTCTTGCCGAATTTCGAGTCGAAGCGGTCGATCTCGGACTGGGGAATCGGCATGAGCTTGTTGAAAGCCTCGGCGATTTCCTTTCCGTGGATCTCAATCCACGCAGCACGATCCGGATATCCGAATGCGAAATTCCCGCATTTCCAACAGAAGCTCGATTGGAAGATGATCTTCTCCCCAGCAGTGATTCTCACTCCATGTATCGGCATGTGGCAGAAGGCGCCACCTCCAACATCACCTTGGACTCCAACCACCTTCTGGAGCTTCGGAAGGAAGTCCAGCTTCTGGTCGTCAGTGAGAATCGCGCGTTTTAGAATCTTCGATTTAGCGCCGTAAGGAATGATCGGAAATTCATCTTCCTCCAATCGGGTGTCCCAATAGAGGAAATCCGATGGGGTCGGTTCCGTCTCGAAATCCAGAAGGTAAACTTCGATCGTCTCTCCTTTCGAAAGAGCCGCGGCAAAATCCCGCCTGTAGTCCGAATCGATCTTTGACTTCGCTTCGTAGAACCGGGATTCGGCCTCCGAAATCTCCTTCTCGGCATCGCTTTCAGCGAATGCTCCCGAAAGGGAGATCGCGCCAGCGAGAACAGAGATGAGGAGACTTCGGCACATTTCGAATTTTCAGGGATTCACCGCGGTGATCGACTGGATGGTGTAGGAATGCGTGACCTCGTGCTCGTCGCGGACCTGCACGGCGTCTCCCGGTTTCTTGTTGAGCAGGGCGGCACCCAGCTCGGACAGGTAGGAGAGTTCCGCCTTCTCGGGGTTCGAATCCCACGCGCCAAGCACGGTGTAGGTCATTTGTTTGCCATCCTCCGCCACGAGGTTGACGATGGTGCCGATGTTCACCGCGGAGGCGTCGGCCCCCTTGAAGTCGGTGCCGCGGGCGCGGGAAATGTCGCGCTGGAGCTCGGTCTTGCGGTTGTTGAGGTACTTCTGGTGATCCTTCGCGGACTTGTACTCGAAGTTCTCGCGGAGGTCGCCGTATTCGCGGGCGATGGAGATGTCCTTCGTGTTCTGCGGGATGCGGTTCCGGATGATGTCGTCCAGCTCCTCCTTCTTCTTCTCGAGGCTGGGCCAGGAGACGAGCAGGTCCTGCTCCTTCTTCGCACCGTAGCCGGCGACGAGTTCGCCGGTCTCCGGGCGGGCCTTGATCACGCGGGCCATCAGGCTCTTGCGGTCGAGGTCGCTGAAAACCGGGCACTCCATCAGGCGGCGGCCGAAGTTGCGGGCCTCGTTCACGTCCATCGAACCGACGATGTCGCTCAGCAGCACCTTGTCGTCCGAGAGCATCGACTGGAGGCGCGTCGTCTTGCGCGGTCCGTCGCTGAGGTGGTCGGTTTCGAGCAGGTTCAGGATGCACGCACCCACTTCATTGCTGAAGATGCCGGAGGCGGTGGTGTCGCGCTCGCGGCAGACCCAGATGAGGGCATCGGTGCCGAGCGAGCGGCGGGCCAAGGCGGAGACCAGATACTCGGAGAGGCGCTTCATCTCGCCGCGCTCCTCGAGGAGCTTCGCGATTTCGGCGACGCCACGGGTGCCGACCTTGTCGAAGATGTAGGTGAGCACATCGACCCAGCGTTCACCGAAGGCGGCCGGGAATTCCTCGTAAATCGCGCGCTGGCGTGCGGAAGCGAGGCCATTGAGTGCGTCGGCGAGGCGATTCTCCTCGGAGGCGAGCAGGTCGGAAAGACGAAGCGATTCGGCAGGCAGCTCGATATCGTCAAAGGCGCGCACCATTTCATCGCGGGCCGAGAGCAGCTCGAGAGCAGGCCCGAGGGAGATGCGGACGTTTTTCGCCGCGGTCTCATTGATGCCGGAAAGCAAGCGCTGGAGGGACGCGGTGTCCGCCTTGAAAAGGGCGAGATCGCTGGTGATCGCTTCCAAGGCCTTCGCCATCGACTTCAGGTCGCGGGCTTGCTCGAAGTCGGACACCAGTGCCTGGGCCGGACTGAGATCGCCGGAGCGAAGCGAAAGCGGATCCGTGCGGCGGGACGGGACGACCACGCGCTTGCTCTCGCGGAGGGAGCGCTTGGCGGCCTCCCACCACTTGCGGAAGTCATCGGCAGGGATGACGACGCCGGAGAGCTCCTTTTCGAGGGCGTCGACGGTCATGGTGCCGCCATGGCTGGCGAGAAGGTGGATCACGAGCTCGACGGGATCGCTCTTCGAAAGGGCGCGCAGCTCTTCAAGCTGCTCGACCTTCTTCGCGCGAAAGTCTCCCGGATCGAGCGGTTCGGTCCGCTGGATCGCGAACTGGAGGTCCATGGTCTGGCCGCTGCTTTGCTCGAAGTCGATCGTGACCTTTTTCGACGGAAGGTCCCAGCTGATCACTTTCCCTGCGCCCCAGGCCTTATGAAGACAAAATTGCCCGGGGGAGAGCTGATCGAGTCGATTTGCAACGGCTTGGTTGATTCTTCCGGCTTCAAGCAGTTTCTCCAAATCGGGATGCATGCCGGGGCAAAATGAGAACCAGCACCCGTTTGTGCAAGGTTTCATGCTGATCAATTCAGGCAGCAAACGCGTTGGCGGGCCTTTATTCCCTCTCTTTTTGCCCCCGCCCACGGAAAGTCGCGGCATTTCGGGCCCACTTGGCCGACCGGGCCACGTCCGTGAAGGAGGGCTTCTCGACCGGCGGAAATGCCCATGATAGTTCCTGCGCGGAAAAACGGCTTTTTCGACTAGCGCGCCGCGTGGGGAAAATCCAAGTTTCCGCCGTGGCCGCAAGCGCACCCGCGGCCGGTTGATTTTTCACTCTCGATCATGAACCTCACGCTGAAGGTCTGGCGCCAGAGCGGTCCTAACGACAAAGGCCGCATCGAAACGTATCCCGCCAACAATATCCCCGAGGAAGCCTCCTTCCTGGAGATGCTGGACATCGTGAACGAGGAGATCGTGATGTCCGGCGCCGAGCCGATCCACTTCGACCACGACTGCCGCGAGGGAATCTGCGGGATGTGCTCGCTGACCATCAATGGCGTGCCCCACGGCAAGGAAGGCGGCATCACCACCTGCCAGGTCCACATGCGGAAATTCCGCGACGGTGACACCATCTGGATCGAGCCCTTCCGCGCGAAAGCTTTCCCGATCATCCGCGACCTCATCGTGGACCGCGCCGCCATGGACCGCATCATCGCGGCCGGCGGCTACGTCGATATCCGCACCGGCTCCGCGGTGGATGCGAATTCCATCCCGATCGCCAAGGTGGATGCCGACACCGCCTTCGACGCCGCCGCGTGCATCGGCTGCGGTGCCTGCGTGGCCGCATGCCCGAATGCCAGCGCCATGCTTTTCGTCTCCGCAAAGGTTTCCCACCTCGGCCACCTGCCGCAGGGTCAGCCGGAGCGCAACAAGCGCGTGCTGGCCATGGTCGGCCAGATGGATGCCGAGGGCTTCGGCAACTGCACGAACCACTACGAGTGCGAGGCAGCCTGCCCGAAGGAAATCAGCGTGGACCACATCGCGCTGATGAACCGCGACTACGCCAAGGCGATGCTCGCGGAACAATTCTGCTCATAAATGATCCTCCCCCTCGGCCTCGCGCTCACACTGGCGTCCGGAGTTGCCCCGGCGACCGCGCGGTGGGCGCAGGCTCAGGAAAGGCGGATTTTGAAAGAGGGCGTGCCCCTTGCGGCGGAAGGCCTGGCATTCGCCGCGGAGCTACAGATAGAGCGCCCGGAAGAGGTCCGGGTGCTGGAGGTGAATCCGATTCCCCTGCCCTTCCCCCGCCCCTTGGTAAGGCTGGCTGGCCGCTGGGGTCTGCCGCTTTTCGAACCCGGCGGGATGGCACTCGGAAAAGGGATCTATATCCTGGAAGGAAATTCCCGCGTGCTGCGCCACGAGCTTGTCCACGTGGCCCAGTACCAGCAAATGGGCGGCATCGGCCCCTTCATGCGCCGGTACCTGATGGAATGCCTCACCCACGGGTATTTCGACGCCCCGCTGGAAGTGGAGGCACGGGAGAGGGAGTAAGGCTGATCCTTCCGGATCAAGAGTGCCACTTCTCCACGTCAAGTCCCTGCACCCGGCGGAACTCATTCAGGTTTCCCGTTACCAAGGTCCAACCGTTCGCGCGGGCGATACCTGCGATCAGGTAGTCAATCGACCCGATTGGCGTGCCCGTTTTCTCCAATTCCGCCCGGACCTTGGCGGCTTCGATAGCCTCCTTGCTCTCAAACGGAGCGATCGGGCAAAGAGCCAAAAGATTATCAACGGCTTTCCGCTTCTGCGATACGTCGATGGTGGCCTTCTGAAGTCCGACCTCCAACTCATAGACAGTCATGATCGAAACCCGCACTTCGTCCCGACGACACCCGCGGAGCTTCGCCAGAACTTCCGAATCGCCCCGCACCAGGCGGATGCACGTGTCCGTATCGAGCAAGTGCATCGCTCAAATCTCCACCGGTTTCGAATCCGCCAGCCGGTCGGGCTGCTCCAGTTCTCCGATGACGGGAAACATCGCCTCCAGATCGCTCGGCCAACCATTGCGATCCAGAGGCGTGATCACAAGCATACCGTCCTTTTCATCAATCATCACGTCGCCCACTGGCAGTGAATATTTCTTGGGAAGCCGCACTGCGAGGCTGCCTCCGTTTTTGAAGACCCGCGTCTTTTCCATAAGCGGAATCTACCATGCTCCAACCGAAGGCCAACACAATACATCATTCAAGGTGTATCGATTGACCGACAGTGCAAAAAGCTCGCCCAGAACACCTCTCCCCGGCCTTGCCACTTGGCAGGGTCTGTGCTTTTCTCCGCACGTCGCAGGTATTTAAGTTTCATTAAACACCTGAAAGCTTCCCCCTCAGGCTTTCGTAGCTCCCGTGGCTTTTCCGATGTTTCTCCGGCGCACTTTCGCACTCCTCGCCCTGTTCACCACAGCGGCCAGTGGCCAAGCCACGCCTGATCCCGGCGAGATCACGATGGCGAGCTGGCCGTCGCTTTCACCCGATGGGAAGACGATCGCCTTTGAGTGGCGTGACGACCTCTGGTCGGCCCCGGTCGCCGGTGGCATGGCCGAGCGGCTGACCGCCCACCCGGCCCGCGACTCCTTCCCGGTGTATTCGCCGGATGGAAAGACGCTCTACTTTTGCTCCACCCGCGCGGGATTCCTACAGCTCTTCTCGATGCCCGCAGGCGGCGGCCCGGCCACGCAGCACACCTTTCACTCCGAGGGCGCGAGCCTGGAGGAC
Above is a window of Luteolibacter flavescens DNA encoding:
- a CDS encoding GreA/GreB family elongation factor: MISWDLPSKKVTIDFEQSSGQTMDLQFAIQRTEPLDPGDFRAKKVEQLEELRALSKSDPVELVIHLLASHGGTMTVDALEKELSGVVIPADDFRKWWEAAKRSLRESKRVVVPSRRTDPLSLRSGDLSPAQALVSDFEQARDLKSMAKALEAITSDLALFKADTASLQRLLSGINETAAKNVRISLGPALELLSARDEMVRAFDDIELPAESLRLSDLLASEENRLADALNGLASARQRAIYEEFPAAFGERWVDVLTYIFDKVGTRGVAEIAKLLEERGEMKRLSEYLVSALARRSLGTDALIWVCRERDTTASGIFSNEVGACILNLLETDHLSDGPRKTTRLQSMLSDDKVLLSDIVGSMDVNEARNFGRRLMECPVFSDLDRKSLMARVIKARPETGELVAGYGAKKEQDLLVSWPSLEKKKEELDDIIRNRIPQNTKDISIAREYGDLRENFEYKSAKDHQKYLNNRKTELQRDISRARGTDFKGADASAVNIGTIVNLVAEDGKQMTYTVLGAWDSNPEKAELSYLSELGAALLNKKPGDAVQVRDEHEVTHSYTIQSITAVNP
- a CDS encoding succinate dehydrogenase/fumarate reductase iron-sulfur subunit: MNLTLKVWRQSGPNDKGRIETYPANNIPEEASFLEMLDIVNEEIVMSGAEPIHFDHDCREGICGMCSLTINGVPHGKEGGITTCQVHMRKFRDGDTIWIEPFRAKAFPIIRDLIVDRAAMDRIIAAGGYVDIRTGSAVDANSIPIAKVDADTAFDAAACIGCGACVAACPNASAMLFVSAKVSHLGHLPQGQPERNKRVLAMVGQMDAEGFGNCTNHYECEAACPKEISVDHIALMNRDYAKAMLAEQFCS
- a CDS encoding PIN domain-containing protein codes for the protein MHLLDTDTCIRLVRGDSEVLAKLRGCRRDEVRVSIMTVYELEVGLQKATIDVSQKRKAVDNLLALCPIAPFESKEAIEAAKVRAELEKTGTPIGSIDYLIAGIARANGWTLVTGNLNEFRRVQGLDVEKWHS
- a CDS encoding antitoxin; translation: MEKTRVFKNGGSLAVRLPKKYSLPVGDVMIDEKDGMLVITPLDRNGWPSDLEAMFPVIGELEQPDRLADSKPVEI